ACCGGATATTTCAGCCAACACCAAGACCTATTTGAACAACTCTCGCAGGGTCAGAAGCCGAGAGTGCTGTTTATCGCTTGCTCCGATTCCCGGGTTGATCCCAACTTGATTACCCAAGCTCAACTGGGGGAGTTGTTTGTCATCCGTAATGCAGGTAACTTGATTCCTCCCTTTGGGGCCGCGAATGGTGGAGAAGGCGCAGCCGTAGAATATGCGATTCATGCCTTGGGAATTGAGCAAGTGATTGTGTGTGGTCACTCGCACTGTGGGGCTATGAAAGGTTTACTCAAGCTCAGCAGCCTAGAAGAAGAAATGCCACTGGTGTATGAATGGCTCAAACATGCCGAAGCCACGCGCCGCCTCCTGAGAGATCATTACAGCGATCGCGAAGGGGAAGAACTGTTAGAATCAGCGATCGCGGAAAACGTGATTACCCAACTAGAAAATCTGAAAACCTATCCAGTGATCCACTCCAAACTCCACGAAGGTAAGCTGGCCCTCCACGGTTGGGTTTACAGCATCGAAACGGGAGAAGTCTTGTCCTACGATCCAGAGGAGCACGAATTTTTGCCCCCTCACAGCAAAATTTCGGCAAGAACCGCACCCAATCTTACATACTCTGAATCAAGACCTGCGCCTCCAGAGCCAAAGCCTACTCGTAATTTTCCAGAAGATGAGCTGTCTGCTTATGGCTGGCTACCCCGAGAACAAGCTCACCGGATTTATCGCGGTTCTTATTAATCTGTGTTTTCTCGCCAAGCTGTATC
This region of Trichocoleus desertorum NBK24 genomic DNA includes:
- a CDS encoding carbonic anhydrase — encoded protein: MKKLIKGLREFQTGYFSQHQDLFEQLSQGQKPRVLFIACSDSRVDPNLITQAQLGELFVIRNAGNLIPPFGAANGGEGAAVEYAIHALGIEQVIVCGHSHCGAMKGLLKLSSLEEEMPLVYEWLKHAEATRRLLRDHYSDREGEELLESAIAENVITQLENLKTYPVIHSKLHEGKLALHGWVYSIETGEVLSYDPEEHEFLPPHSKISARTAPNLTYSESRPAPPEPKPTRNFPEDELSAYGWLPREQAHRIYRGSY